From the Lathyrus oleraceus cultivar Zhongwan6 chromosome 3, CAAS_Psat_ZW6_1.0, whole genome shotgun sequence genome, the window AGCTTTTGAtgctaatgatgatgatgaagttgcACATGTTGAAACTGTTACATTAACCCGTGCTGCTCAAAGAGATGGCTCTCCCAAAGCATCTCAAATTCCATACAaaagatcagaacagaagtcCTCTCCTGTTCATAGGCGGATAAAACTGGTATTTACCTGTTCTCCTTAATTTTTTTTCCTTTAGTTGGTATTTGTTAGCTAATTTATTGCTTCAAAATAAAGTCTGAGTTTTGATTTTGTAAACAGGTATTAAAATTGTGGTATAAGCTTATGAGGCAGACTTTGTTGTTGGTCCTTCGTACCTTTTTTTTTCCTAGTAGTTTTAGATTTGAAGTAtatattttctttttcttatttgTTAACTTAGCACCAAGAATCTGAGACAGTTCTTGGCAAGTTATATGCTATTTCAGTGGATGAAGACTGTTTGGAAGGTAGTATGGAAAGAAGGAACATGGAAGACATTAAAGATCACAAGAAAGGGGGAAATAATTACAGAAAGAAGGAACAAGGAGAAACTGTTAGAACCCATCTTCTTGATGGTGGTGGAGGAGCATGTAGTGGCACAAAAGAGGGACTTGATTTTTGTTTGAAGGAAAAGATAGATATTGATGCTATGAATTCCAAACTAAAGAAACGCCCAAGAGGTAATTCTGTCACAGCTACACATGTCTACGTGAGTTTGTTTGTGCAAACCATCTATCTTTCACGTTTTGTTAACGTTTTCACATTCACTGTAATTTATTTTACATTCATACTCTCGTTCACTTGCTTTATATGACTTGTCTCATTTGAGTGTATATGTTAAGAAGGAAGCACTCATTTTTGAATTTTTGGACTTCACATTGGCTACTTCTGTTCATGTTTATTGTGATAAAAAttttgcatattttcttgttCAACTTAAATACCATTAAGTCCTGAACTAAAATTTACTTCTTATGGCTACTTCTGTTCATGTTTATTGTTTAAGTCATCATTGGTATTTAGGAATTTCCATACTAGGTCCAAATTCGTTCAACTTATTGATTCCCTCTTGTCCTTTCCCATCTAGAATCATCTACCCGATTGAAGGAAGAAAGAATGACCGTTGATaatgatgaaaagtttgttttacCTGAAAGCACATCATCAAGCCAGAACAAAAGTGAAGCTAAATTACCACATTCGAACCAAAAGACTAGTCGTACAGTCTATGGATCTAAACTTGTAAAGGAATCAAAAGAGAAGATCCTCTCAACTGATAAAACAAGGAAGAGAAAGGGTAAATCCACGGTTTCAAAGGTAAGTAGAATTTATTATTTTCTTGGCATGTAGTTAAGAATTGTACAAAATAATAGTTGATATATATTCACAAACAAAAATTTAGATTTTGAGAATCAGATGTGATGATAATAATGCTGGAGATGTATAATCATGATTTACTATTAATTTACTTATTTTATTGAATTTTGTTAGAATTAGAGGGTGCAAGAAAGTGATAGAAATTGAGAAAAAAATCTGACTGAGAATTCATTATAATTTGCTTAAATGATTACAGTGATGTATTTATAGCCGATACAATTTTAACCAATTGTAACTAACTCTTAACTGAcaagtttgttttattttgacACAAAATGGGACAACAAAATTTAACAACTATTTGGATGGTTAATGTAGTTCAAAAACATGGTTAATTATGTTGAACAGGAATGAATTTAAATCGCTTAGGATGCATAAATGTACTCATCGAAGATGTGATGCTTGCTGTGTAGGCTATAGATGAAGAGAATAACCCAGTGATTATGGAAAAACACATTGATCAGAATTTCAGCCTAGCAAAACAATTGAAGTTAGCCAGATCATTGGAAAGTTCTCTGCCTGGTGACCAGAAATATTTGAGAGTATCAACTTCAGATATTCCACTTGTGAGTGAAGTTAATTTAGCTTCTAAACAAAGAAGTAGACGTAAGAGGGGTTTTTTGAGAACGTTCATGCCTTCCGAGACCATATTGAAATGGCAACCTAAGATGTGTTTGACCTCTGTCCAAGATAAGGCAATATTTGTTAAGGTAAAAGCTTTTGCTAAATTTATGTAGACTAagattttttgaagtttggaagGACGTTAATATTTGGGGTGTATTGTTACTTGCAGGATAAGCTATCAAATTGCTTGTCATCCTACATGGTTCGTAGATGGTGTGTGTTTGAATGGTTTTACAGTCCAATTGATTATCCATGGTTTTCCAAAAGGGAGTTCTCGGAGTACTTAAACCTTGTTGATCTAGGGAACATTACAAGGCTAACACGTGCTGAGTGGAGTGTCATAAGAAGGTATGAAATTCAGTTGTTGCTAGCATGAGCTAATACTTAACCATGTGAACAGTGAAATACATGATAGGAAAGGCCATTGTTTATTCAGCGTTTACTTGTTTCTTGCAGTTCCCTTGGTAGACCTCGCAGGTTTTGTGAACGTTTTCTCCACGAAGAGAGACAAAAACTTGAACAGTATCGCAGATCTGTTAGGGAGTATTACACTGAAATAAGGGCTGGTAACAAGGATGGACTTCCAAGAGATTTACCTAAACCTTTTTATGTTGGACAACTAGTTATTGCTCTTAACTCAAAAACAGGAGAGATTCACGATGGAATTGTGCTTACAGTTGACCATGACAAGTGCATGGTTCAGTTTGACCATCCTGGATTGGGTGAAGAATTTATCATGGTAACATGGTCTCTTATTTTTATGCTATCTTAAAAATGCTATAGCCATTCTTCAAGATATAGTTGCAAATGAGACTAGGTTGGGCCGGTTTGTACTTATAATGAGTTCTAATTTTTGTACAGGACATTGATTGCATGCCTTTGAATCCATTTGATAATATGCCAGAAACTTTGAGGATGCAGTTTGGGGTACTGTTACAGAAGAAATTGCCTATGGAGTTTCAAAACACAAGTGGTGACAAAGTAGAAAACCAAAATGACATTTTTAAGGATTCAGAGACACTAACTCAAGAACTAGTTGAATAGGTCTCTAACTCAAGAATTAGGGTCAACTGTCATTGAAAGTATTAAAGAAGTGTCACGGTGAATGCTGCATTTCAGGTATGGAAAGGCTGTGTATGTTTCTGCCACATTCTTAAATTTATGCAGCTAGACACATACAAAGTCAGACTCAGATGTAACGATCTTATCATTTTTCTAAACCTTAGTGGAGCACATTGTACATTTCAACACTTTTCAAGAATTTACTCAAATTACTGCTTCTAAAAACTCGATTTGATATTATAATTCAGGCATTAATAGAGGAAGGCGAAGATGCTTTTGTGAGGATTGGCAGGCATTGGATTGTATTGATTACCAGAAGT encodes:
- the LOC127129541 gene encoding protein ALWAYS EARLY 2 encodes the protein MKKLSNKLGSQWKKDELVRFYEAYRKYGKDWEKVAADVGSRSVEMVEALYNWNQEESDSERTETINEEMTLSKLKRRRVNVSHPRAIGKRTPRVPVNYSYRKDDWGNYVSSNKTNMDSAFDANDDDEVAHVETVTLTRAAQRDGSPKASQIPYKRSEQKSSPVHRRIKLHQESETVLGKLYAISVDEDCLEGSMERRNMEDIKDHKKGGNNYRKKEQGETVRTHLLDGGGGACSGTKEGLDFCLKEKIDIDAMNSKLKKRPRESSTRLKEERMTVDNDEKFVLPESTSSSQNKSEAKLPHSNQKTSRTVYGSKLVKESKEKILSTDKTRKRKGKSTVSKAIDEENNPVIMEKHIDQNFSLAKQLKLARSLESSLPGDQKYLRVSTSDIPLVSEVNLASKQRSRRKRGFLRTFMPSETILKWQPKMCLTSVQDKAIFVKDKLSNCLSSYMVRRWCVFEWFYSPIDYPWFSKREFSEYLNLVDLGNITRLTRAEWSVIRSSLGRPRRFCERFLHEERQKLEQYRRSVREYYTEIRAGNKDGLPRDLPKPFYVGQLVIALNSKTGEIHDGIVLTVDHDKCMVQFDHPGLGEEFIMDIDCMPLNPFDNMPETLRMQFGVLLQKKLPMEFQNTSGDKVENQNDIFKDSETLTQELVE